From the genome of Gryllotalpicola protaetiae:
GCGAGCGGCCGCTGATACCGTTGACCGCGTGTCGACGCCTGAAATCCTGGCCGCGCAGCACAACGATTCCTCCTTCGAATCCATCTGGGACGAAATCGTCTGGCGCGGCCTCATCCATGTCTCCACTGATGAGAGCGAGCTCAAGCAGCTCCTCGCAGGCGATCCCATCACGTACTACTGCGGTTTCGACCCGACCGCGGCGAGCCTCCACCTCGGCAATCTGGTGCAGCTCGTGCTGCTGCGCCGGCTGCAGCTCGCGGGGCATCGCCCGCTTGCCCTGGTCGGCGGTTCGACGGGCCTGATCGGCGACCCGCGCCCGACCGCCGAGCGCACGCTCAACACGAAAGAGACCGTCGGCGAGTGGGTCGGCTACCTGCAGGCGCAGGTGTCGAAGTTCCTGAGCTTCGAGGGCGACAACGCCGCGAGCCTCGTGAACAACCTCGACTGGTTCGGGCAGCTGAGCGCGATCGACTTCCTCCGTGACATCGGCAAGCACTACCGCGTCGGCACCATGCTCAAGAAGGACGCGGTGGCCGCCCGCCTCAACTCCGACGCGGGAATCTCGTACACGGAGTTCAGCTACCAGATCCTCCAGGGGCTCGACTTCCTCGAGCTCTACCGTCAGCACGGCTGCGTCCTTCAGACCGGCGGCAGCGATCAGTGGGGCAATCTCACGAGCGGCACCGATCTGATCAGACGTGTCGAGGGCGTCTCTGCGCACGCGATCGGCACACCGCTGATCACGAACAGCGACGGCACCAAGTTCGGCAAGAGCGAGGGCAACGCCGTCTGGCTGGACGCGTCCCTGACCAGCCCGTACGCCTTCTACCAGTTCTGGCTCAACACCGACGATGCCGATGTGATCTCGCGCATCAAGATCTTCACCTTCCTGTCGCGCGCGGAGATCGAGC
Proteins encoded in this window:
- the tyrS gene encoding tyrosine--tRNA ligase — protein: MSTPEILAAQHNDSSFESIWDEIVWRGLIHVSTDESELKQLLAGDPITYYCGFDPTAASLHLGNLVQLVLLRRLQLAGHRPLALVGGSTGLIGDPRPTAERTLNTKETVGEWVGYLQAQVSKFLSFEGDNAASLVNNLDWFGQLSAIDFLRDIGKHYRVGTMLKKDAVAARLNSDAGISYTEFSYQILQGLDFLELYRQHGCVLQTGGSDQWGNLTSGTDLIRRVEGVSAHAIGTPLITNSDGTKFGKSEGNAVWLDASLTSPYAFYQFWLNTDDADVISRIKIFTFLSRAEIERLEQSVVEVPFRREAQRTLAVEVTTLVHGPDAANAAVLASQALFGNGDLSLLDTGTLEAALRELPTVDASGAETIAQLLVDTALTTSLSESRRAIAQGGVYVNNLKIDDDQAVIADHLIAGRLAVLRRGKKTLAGVFAVE